The genomic interval TTTACATCTCGTGCCGATATATAAATTTTGGCGTTATCGTCTAATATAGAGAGTAGAACAAATTCATTGTGATTTTTTAGGCAACCTTTTAAAAGTGGAGCATTAGAGATGGGCCCCGGAGAGAGTGGCGTTGCTACGGCGGATATTTTGGAAGAACATCTCGATAAAAAAATACGCCTCTTCATTTTCGATAAAAGCACCCTTTCCCAATCTGAAAACTTTCTTCGAGCTCTGAAATTCAACAACGTGGAGGTCTCACCCGTTCCTGCATCGTATATAAGCGCGATCCAGCAACTTTATCTTCTTTTAAAAAAAGATGACGACTTGATACTGGTAAACCCGCCACTAACGGTTGTCAATGGTAAAACGAAAATCAAAAAGGATATTACCGAATATTTTTCCGAGTTGAAACGCCTCGTCCACCAGAAATCTAAGTCCGATTCCATAGAGCTTCTTTCAAAGTGCGTTCCGATCTTTCCAGAGGCAAACATGCTTCAGATAAGGGAAAAACTGCTTCTTTCACTTGCGGAATTCGGGATTACCGGCGCATTCATACTCAAACAGCAGGAATCCCTAATAGGCCTAAGCCAGGCCGCGCAGAAAGAGAAAAAGGCAGAATTAATGGCGGAACGTTTCAACGAGATCAGGACATACCTGATAGATCACTTTTCCACAAATCCAGACGACGCCATAAAGAACATCAGGCTCAAGATGGATGAGAAGGAACTTACCAGGAAAAAGAAGGAATCCCAGAAGTGGATGAGCCAGGCCGAAGAGTATAAAAAGACAAAAAATTATGAAGAGGCCATAAACTGCTACAAAAAGGCGATTGACGCATATCCAAAGGATCCGGCAGCTTACATGGAAAGCGGCAAGACCTATGTGAGGATACAGAAATATTCCCGCGCCCTGGAACGATTTAAGCAGGCAAGCGAAATATCCGAAGATTTGCCAACACCAAACCAGGAGATAGGCAACCTTAGAATTACACAAGCCAGGGAGATGATCGCAAAAGGGGCCAATCCTGAAAATCCACAGGTAAAAGAACTTCTAAGAGATGCTATCGATAATT from Nitrospinota bacterium carries:
- a CDS encoding tetratricopeptide repeat protein translates to MGPGESGVATADILEEHLDKKIRLFIFDKSTLSQSENFLRALKFNNVEVSPVPASYISAIQQLYLLLKKDDDLILVNPPLTVVNGKTKIKKDITEYFSELKRLVHQKSKSDSIELLSKCVPIFPEANMLQIREKLLLSLAEFGITGAFILKQQESLIGLSQAAQKEKKAELMAERFNEIRTYLIDHFSTNPDDAIKNIRLKMDEKELTRKKKESQKWMSQAEEYKKTKNYEEAINCYKKAIDAYPKDPAAYMESGKTYVRIQKYSRALERFKQASEISEDLPTPNQEIGNLRITQAREMIAKGANPENPQVKELLRDAIDN